In a single window of the Candidatus Eisenbacteria bacterium genome:
- a CDS encoding HlyD family efflux transporter periplasmic adaptor subunit yields MIRPGRGRVVRATVAILAMVALGACGKDPASIHASGIIEMDEIDVASMVGGRVARMMVNEGDSVRAGDTLAVLSRDEVAAQLLAQAAEAERAAAQSQEVVKGPRAQEVRMARANVASLEAQLVGAEKNFSRMQELFRRQVVSEEEMDRTRTTRDDLVAKRDAAREQLKLLEAGSRREDIVAARGAAEAARATALGAQSRLRELVLIAPVAGVVLLRNFEPGELVGVGSPVVTLGNPDSLWMRAYVAAPEISRIRRGADAQIHLGKGDKRRFPGTVSEIATKAEFTPRAALTEEERANIVFAVKIMLAPSNGQLKAGLPADATIQAVKAGS; encoded by the coding sequence ATGATCCGTCCGGGCCGCGGGCGCGTCGTGAGGGCGACGGTGGCCATCCTGGCCATGGTCGCCCTCGGCGCTTGCGGCAAGGACCCCGCGAGCATCCACGCCAGCGGGATCATCGAGATGGACGAGATCGACGTGGCTTCGATGGTCGGCGGCCGCGTGGCGCGGATGATGGTCAACGAAGGCGACAGCGTCCGCGCAGGCGATACGCTGGCGGTCCTGTCACGTGACGAAGTGGCCGCCCAGCTGCTGGCTCAGGCGGCGGAGGCCGAGCGCGCCGCCGCGCAGTCCCAGGAGGTCGTCAAGGGACCGCGCGCACAGGAGGTCCGGATGGCGCGCGCCAACGTGGCCTCGCTCGAAGCTCAGCTCGTGGGCGCCGAGAAGAACTTCTCCCGGATGCAGGAGCTCTTCCGGCGTCAGGTCGTCTCGGAAGAGGAGATGGACAGGACACGGACCACTCGCGACGACCTCGTGGCCAAACGCGACGCGGCGCGCGAGCAGTTGAAGCTCCTGGAAGCCGGGAGCCGCCGTGAGGACATCGTGGCCGCGCGCGGGGCCGCCGAGGCGGCGCGCGCCACCGCATTGGGCGCGCAGAGCCGGCTGCGCGAGCTGGTGCTGATCGCGCCGGTCGCCGGTGTGGTGCTGCTGCGCAACTTCGAGCCCGGTGAGCTGGTGGGCGTGGGCTCACCGGTGGTGACGCTCGGCAACCCCGACAGTCTGTGGATGCGGGCCTACGTGGCGGCGCCTGAGATCAGCCGCATCCGCCGCGGCGCCGACGCGCAGATCCACCTCGGCAAAGGCGACAAGCGGCGCTTTCCCGGCACGGTGTCGGAGATCGCCACCAAGGCGGAGTTCACGCCGCGCGCGGCGCTCACCGAGGAAGAGCGCGCCAACATCGTGTTCGCGGTGAAGATCATGCTGGCTCCGAGCAACGGCCAGCTCAAGGCCGGGCTGCCGGCCGACGCGACGATCCAGGCCGTGAAGGCCGGCTCGTGA
- a CDS encoding GNAT family N-acetyltransferase — translation MALHPVVTVPEGLRTQRLLLRPLLAADAERDYAAVMSDPAALRRWSQSDWPSDDFTLAENLADLERHEREHKDGIAFTFTVLSPDGGRCLGCVYLTPVFKEAANLCRGAAYPVQLGFWVRSSEVASDLDRHLFEALRRWLRNDWAFDCVTLAISVKDERQEQVVRDAGLGPGASLLLGDGRECWAFVEWLQNTRPTT, via the coding sequence ATGGCACTCCATCCCGTGGTGACCGTCCCCGAGGGCCTGCGCACGCAGCGCCTGCTGCTGCGTCCTTTGCTCGCCGCCGACGCCGAGCGCGACTACGCCGCGGTCATGTCCGACCCCGCGGCGTTGCGGCGCTGGAGCCAGAGCGACTGGCCGAGCGACGACTTCACGCTGGCCGAGAACCTGGCGGACCTCGAGCGCCACGAGCGGGAGCACAAGGACGGCATCGCGTTCACGTTCACCGTGCTGAGCCCCGACGGCGGACGCTGTCTCGGGTGCGTGTACCTGACGCCGGTGTTCAAGGAGGCGGCGAACCTTTGCCGCGGTGCCGCGTATCCGGTCCAGCTCGGCTTCTGGGTGCGCTCTTCCGAGGTCGCGTCCGATCTCGACCGGCATCTTTTCGAGGCCCTTCGCCGGTGGCTCCGGAACGACTGGGCCTTCGACTGCGTGACGCTGGCCATCAGCGTGAAGGACGAGCGCCAGGAGCAGGTGGTCCGCGATGCGGGTCTCGGTCCCGGGGCGTCGCTGCTGCTGGGCGACGGTCGCGAGTGCTGGGCCTTCGTGGAGTGGCTGCAGAACACCCGACCGACGACGTGA
- the mutY gene encoding A/G-specific adenine glycosylase, which produces MSRELLSWRRPLLAWYRRHRRDLPWRRTRDPYRVWVSEVMLQQTQVTTALPFYAAFLKRFPNVGDLAAASETRVLAAWSGLGYYRRARHFHAAARLVVSEHGGRVPNDPEAFRLLPGVGRYTAGAVLSIAFDRPLPVLDGNVARVLSRFFALPVSIRDAAGARRLWALADTLVPMRTPGDWNQALMELGATICIPRRPLCTSCPVRTWCRARALGRPEGFPPVAPRRPTLRVRRAVVLIERGGRVLMTRREGALLEGLWEPPGVELTSGTSARRGLGDSLAAIGVRARLRPTERRVRHTITHRAIEVEVWRGMLEDAPRRSPGVRFVDRRTSHVALSALAHKLLQPVAERSRLRSRTRS; this is translated from the coding sequence ATGTCGCGTGAGCTCCTCTCGTGGCGGCGTCCGTTGCTCGCCTGGTACCGCCGTCACCGGCGGGACCTGCCCTGGCGCCGGACTCGCGATCCCTATCGCGTCTGGGTCTCGGAGGTCATGCTCCAGCAGACCCAGGTCACGACCGCCCTTCCATTCTACGCCGCGTTCCTGAAACGCTTTCCTAACGTCGGCGATCTCGCCGCCGCTTCCGAGACGCGGGTGCTCGCGGCCTGGTCAGGTCTTGGCTACTACCGTCGCGCTCGCCACTTTCATGCCGCGGCGCGGCTCGTGGTGAGCGAGCATGGCGGCCGGGTGCCGAACGACCCCGAGGCCTTCCGTCTGCTTCCCGGAGTCGGCCGCTACACGGCGGGCGCCGTGCTCTCCATTGCTTTCGACCGGCCTCTGCCGGTGCTTGATGGCAATGTCGCCCGTGTGCTGTCCCGCTTCTTCGCCTTGCCCGTTTCCATTCGCGACGCCGCCGGCGCCAGGCGTCTCTGGGCGCTCGCGGACACACTGGTTCCGATGCGAACGCCCGGGGACTGGAACCAGGCCTTGATGGAGCTGGGGGCCACCATTTGCATTCCGAGGCGCCCGCTTTGCACTTCATGCCCCGTCAGGACTTGGTGCCGGGCCCGGGCCCTGGGCCGGCCGGAAGGTTTTCCACCCGTGGCTCCACGACGCCCGACTCTGCGGGTGCGCCGGGCGGTGGTGTTGATCGAGCGCGGCGGCCGGGTGCTGATGACCCGGCGCGAGGGTGCTCTGCTCGAAGGTCTGTGGGAGCCGCCGGGCGTCGAGCTCACGTCAGGCACTTCTGCCCGGCGAGGTCTCGGCGATTCGCTCGCCGCCATCGGCGTGCGGGCACGGCTGCGGCCCACGGAGAGACGCGTGCGACACACCATTACTCACCGCGCGATCGAGGTCGAAGTGTGGCGCGGGATGCTCGAGGATGCGCCGCGGCGATCCCCAGGAGTGCGCTTCGTCGATCGACGCACCTCGCACGTAGCCCTCAGCGCGCTTGCACACAAGCTGCTGCAACCCGTCGCCGAAAGGTCTCGCCTTCGTTCACGAACGAGATCATGA
- a CDS encoding site-2 protease family protein, with the protein MNHLQLEGLLFWFPAFVLSTTFHEAAHAWAAMRGGDPTAYRGGQVSLSPWPHIRREPIGMLILPLLTSMTQGWAIGWASAPFDPEWASRHPRRAALMAAAGPAANLLLALAALVVIKLGLVIGLFDPATAGMHAWSELVVPAAAHDGELAAFGARALSVLLSLNVLLAIFNLIPLPPLDGAGVIDILLPPHMAGIMRRLGPVGSILGLFVAWRVFPMLIPPIRDAVERLVGG; encoded by the coding sequence GTGAATCACCTCCAGCTGGAAGGACTGCTGTTCTGGTTTCCGGCCTTCGTCCTGAGCACCACCTTCCACGAGGCCGCACACGCATGGGCCGCGATGCGCGGTGGCGACCCCACCGCCTATCGAGGCGGTCAGGTGAGTCTCTCGCCCTGGCCGCACATTCGACGCGAGCCGATCGGCATGCTGATCCTGCCGCTGCTCACGTCGATGACCCAGGGATGGGCGATCGGCTGGGCGAGCGCGCCGTTCGATCCCGAATGGGCCTCGAGGCATCCGCGTCGCGCGGCGCTCATGGCCGCGGCGGGCCCGGCCGCGAATCTGTTGCTGGCATTGGCGGCGCTGGTCGTGATCAAGCTGGGGCTGGTGATCGGGCTATTCGATCCGGCGACCGCGGGCATGCACGCGTGGTCCGAGCTGGTCGTTCCCGCCGCCGCTCATGACGGCGAGCTCGCGGCTTTCGGAGCGCGCGCGCTCTCGGTCCTGCTCTCGCTCAATGTGCTCCTCGCCATCTTCAACCTGATTCCACTTCCTCCGCTGGACGGCGCCGGTGTGATCGACATCCTGCTGCCGCCCCACATGGCGGGGATCATGAGGCGCCTCGGGCCGGTGGGCTCGATCCTTGGACTGTTCGTCGCATGGAGGGTCTTCCCCATGCTCATCCCGCCGATCCGTGACGCGGTGGAGCGGCTGGTCGGCGGCTAG
- a CDS encoding transglutaminase-like domain-containing protein — MGSTEGIRADFEQLVKRPESSFDLARAALLIAAESNPDVDVDATLHTLDSWADELRRRLQPEWNNLQKLARLRNFVFEELHFRGDQEDYYSPSNSMLNEVMERRLGVPLTLSIVFMELGWRIGIPFEGVGFPGHFLVRLTGEPRDLLLDPYRDGMSVHEEDCHRMLREISGGKLELRDAHLHSVSKHDMIARLLMNLKGAYLRAEDDAGALSAVDRLLVLRPGDLEEIRDRGLLLYRLRRYWPALRDIEHYLEQRPDAPDKEALEVHVRHLHRLVSSLN, encoded by the coding sequence ATGGGGTCCACCGAAGGCATCCGAGCGGATTTCGAGCAGCTGGTCAAGCGCCCGGAGTCTTCGTTCGACCTCGCCCGTGCCGCGCTGCTGATCGCCGCCGAGTCCAACCCCGACGTCGACGTCGACGCCACGCTCCACACGCTCGACAGCTGGGCGGACGAGCTGCGCAGGCGCCTCCAGCCGGAGTGGAACAACCTCCAGAAGCTGGCGCGGCTCCGGAACTTCGTTTTCGAGGAGCTGCACTTTCGCGGCGACCAGGAGGACTACTACAGCCCGAGCAACTCGATGCTCAACGAAGTCATGGAGCGCCGCCTCGGCGTTCCGCTCACGTTGAGCATCGTGTTCATGGAGCTGGGCTGGCGAATCGGAATCCCGTTCGAAGGCGTCGGCTTTCCCGGGCACTTCCTGGTTCGGCTGACCGGAGAGCCCCGGGATCTGCTGCTCGATCCCTATCGCGACGGGATGTCGGTTCACGAGGAGGACTGCCATCGCATGCTGCGCGAGATCTCGGGCGGCAAGCTCGAGCTGCGCGACGCGCATCTGCACTCGGTTTCCAAGCACGACATGATCGCGCGGCTTCTGATGAACTTGAAGGGCGCCTATCTGCGCGCCGAGGACGATGCCGGCGCCCTGTCGGCCGTGGACCGGCTGCTGGTGCTGCGTCCGGGCGACCTCGAGGAGATTCGCGATCGCGGCCTCCTCCTCTACCGCCTGCGCCGCTACTGGCCGGCCCTGCGGGACATCGAGCACTACCTCGAGCAGCGGCCCGACGCCCCGGACAAGGAGGCGCTCGAGGTGCACGTGCGGCATCTCCACCGCCTGGTCTCGAGCCTGAACTAG
- the ccmA gene encoding heme ABC exporter ATP-binding protein CcmA, with protein MSDPPGASPADRAPPRAPTHVVEVRGLSKHFAEVQAVNDITFDIHRGEIFGILGPNGSGKTTTIRVLCGLMAPTSGTAKVAGFDVATRSEDVKSHIGYMSQAFGLYRDLTAAENLRFYGGLYGLESRLPERIEWARERMMLSEIMDRMVAPLSGGQKQRLALGCAMLHQPPVLFLDEPTAGVDPGARRLFWKIIRSLSAEGTTIIVTTHYMDEAEHFDRLAFLSKGHLTALGTPEEVRMSFGKGLSLEDIFVQLQEQAT; from the coding sequence GTGAGCGACCCGCCCGGCGCATCCCCCGCCGATCGCGCGCCGCCGCGCGCCCCCACCCATGTCGTCGAGGTTCGCGGTCTCTCCAAGCACTTCGCCGAGGTGCAGGCGGTGAACGACATCACCTTCGACATCCACCGCGGCGAGATCTTCGGCATCCTCGGACCCAACGGCTCGGGCAAGACCACGACCATCCGCGTGCTGTGCGGTCTGATGGCTCCGACGTCGGGGACCGCGAAGGTGGCCGGCTTCGACGTCGCGACACGATCCGAGGACGTGAAGTCGCACATCGGCTACATGTCGCAGGCCTTCGGCCTCTATCGCGACCTCACCGCCGCCGAGAACCTGCGCTTCTATGGCGGGCTCTACGGTCTCGAGTCTCGCCTTCCCGAGCGCATCGAGTGGGCGCGCGAGCGGATGATGCTCTCCGAGATCATGGACCGCATGGTGGCGCCGCTCTCCGGCGGCCAGAAGCAGCGGCTGGCCCTGGGCTGCGCGATGCTCCACCAGCCTCCGGTGCTGTTCCTCGACGAGCCCACCGCGGGAGTCGATCCCGGCGCGCGCCGGCTGTTCTGGAAGATCATCCGCAGCCTTTCCGCCGAAGGCACCACGATCATCGTGACCACCCACTACATGGACGAGGCAGAGCACTTCGACCGGCTCGCCTTCCTCTCCAAAGGGCATCTGACCGCGCTCGGCACACCCGAAGAAGTGCGCATGTCGTTCGGAAAAGGGCTCTCGCTCGAGGACATCTTCGTCCAGCTCCAGGAGCAGGCGACGTGA
- a CDS encoding DUF2007 domain-containing protein produces the protein MYCPNCRTEYQADATICTDCGAELVEDPPLPEGSEEPDYEWEDLETVLVTSDATLLPVVKSVLESEGIDAFAQGEMLQDFMGIGRLAGPNLVTGSIEIQVHRNDAERARALLQATDSTAVDLPESS, from the coding sequence GTGTACTGTCCGAACTGCCGGACCGAGTACCAGGCGGATGCGACCATCTGTACCGACTGCGGCGCGGAGCTCGTGGAAGATCCGCCCCTGCCCGAGGGTTCCGAGGAACCCGATTACGAGTGGGAAGACCTCGAGACCGTCCTCGTCACCAGCGATGCGACGCTCCTCCCGGTGGTGAAGTCGGTGCTCGAGTCGGAAGGCATCGACGCGTTCGCCCAGGGCGAGATGCTCCAGGACTTCATGGGCATCGGCCGGCTTGCGGGTCCGAACCTCGTCACCGGCAGCATCGAGATCCAGGTGCATCGGAACGACGCCGAGCGAGCCCGGGCCTTGTTGCAGGCGACCGACTCCACGGCCGTCGATCTCCCCGAATCGAGCTAG
- a CDS encoding ABC transporter permease, with protein MNGERLRSIFWKEFIQMRRDRTTLGLMLGVPVMQLLLFGFAIRQEVRNLPTMVFDMSRTQESRLLAQQFEATDNFHLVGDVGSYADAIEAVDAGQARAVLVIPDTYARDLKRGRPTEVQVLVDATDPTGANTAIGAALLVGQRANVQILSARTPGLTSPLPVDMRVRPLYNPALNSALFIVPGIIGMILSNILIVTTAMAVVREREHGTLEQLIVTPLTRSEIMLGKIAPYALVGLVQISAVLVVGHLLFHVPVRGNLLIAYLVSFIFIIANLGLGLFISTLATNQAQAMQISFFFLLPNVLLSGFMFPREAMPIGARWIGYGIPLTWFLQVIRGVLLKGVGLAELWPQTLALVGFALLFFTFSTLRFHKQLE; from the coding sequence GTGAACGGCGAGCGGCTGCGCTCGATCTTCTGGAAGGAATTCATCCAGATGCGCCGCGACCGCACCACGCTCGGACTCATGCTGGGCGTGCCGGTCATGCAGCTCCTGCTGTTCGGATTCGCCATCCGGCAGGAGGTGCGCAACCTTCCGACCATGGTGTTCGACATGAGCCGCACCCAGGAGAGCCGGCTGCTGGCCCAGCAGTTCGAGGCCACCGACAACTTCCATCTGGTCGGCGACGTCGGCTCGTACGCGGACGCCATCGAGGCCGTGGACGCCGGCCAGGCGCGCGCCGTGCTGGTGATCCCCGACACCTACGCGCGTGATCTCAAACGCGGCCGCCCGACCGAGGTGCAGGTGCTGGTCGACGCCACCGATCCCACCGGCGCCAACACCGCGATCGGCGCGGCGCTGCTCGTCGGCCAGCGCGCCAACGTCCAGATCCTCTCGGCGCGCACGCCGGGCCTTACCAGCCCCCTGCCGGTCGACATGCGGGTCCGGCCGCTCTACAACCCGGCGCTCAACAGCGCCTTGTTCATCGTGCCCGGCATCATCGGCATGATCCTGTCCAACATCCTGATCGTGACCACCGCCATGGCGGTGGTGCGCGAGCGGGAGCACGGGACGCTCGAGCAGCTGATCGTCACGCCGCTCACCCGCAGCGAGATCATGCTGGGCAAGATCGCGCCGTACGCGCTGGTGGGCCTGGTGCAGATCAGCGCGGTGCTCGTGGTCGGCCACCTGCTGTTCCACGTCCCGGTGCGCGGCAATCTGCTGATCGCGTATCTGGTGTCGTTCATCTTCATCATCGCCAACCTCGGCCTCGGCCTCTTCATCTCGACCCTCGCCACCAACCAGGCGCAGGCAATGCAGATATCCTTCTTCTTCCTGCTCCCCAACGTGCTGCTCTCCGGCTTCATGTTCCCGCGCGAGGCCATGCCGATCGGCGCGCGCTGGATCGGCTATGGCATACCGCTCACCTGGTTCCTGCAGGTGATCCGCGGCGTGCTGCTCAAGGGCGTGGGCCTGGCCGAGCTGTGGCCGCAGACCTTGGCGCTGGTGGGATTCGCGCTGCTCTTCTTCACCTTCTCGACGCTGCGCTTCCACAAGCAGCTCGAGTAA